One stretch of Brachionichthys hirsutus isolate HB-005 unplaced genomic scaffold, CSIRO-AGI_Bhir_v1 contig_200, whole genome shotgun sequence DNA includes these proteins:
- the LOC137912578 gene encoding aminopeptidase Ey-like codes for MGKGVYISKAVAVACAVVAIAAVSTIIALSVVYSQEKSKNEATPATTTGPTVTTTTPSTPKEPWQSYRLPESLAPVSYNVTLWPRLETNKDGLFIFTGNCTVVFRCVTETDLIIIHSNRLNLTTFDGYHGKLRGLHGATAPDMTMTWLEVPTQYLVIQLSGLLQPDSTYELYTEFIGELADDLGGFYRSEYMEDGVRRVLATTQMQPTDARKAFPCFDEPAMKAVFHISLIHPNNTKALSNSMNYEPVSISVDGQDLLYTRFKPTEIMSTYLLAFVVCDFEFVGTEPGAAVMIRIWARRKAIEENQGDYALQKTGPILAFFEDYYNSPYPLRKSDQIALPDFGAGAMENWGLITYRETALLYDPAVSSNGDKEWVAIVISHELAHMWFGNLVTMRWWNDLWLNEGFATYVSYLGANYTEPTWTMPDLIVLNEIIGVMGVDALASSHPLSSNVEDIQKPEDINQLFDSITYSKGAAVLRMLSNFITEDVFSKGLHSYLEEFKYNTTVYKDLWRHLQMEVNKAGIELPFPIEDIMNRWILQMGFPVVTINTQTGKITQKHFLLDPDSVVDTPSEFDYKWFVPVTWIKTGGAEQHYWLTDGEGTNPNMTLGLNDWLVANVDMKGFYRVNYDSENWERLLAKLSSRHQDIPIINRVQIIDDAFNLARAKLVNTTLALMTTKFLNKEVDYMPWQTASHNLGYFFLMFDRSEVYGPMQAYIKKQVTPLFMHFSEITANWTKIPEKHTDQYNQVNAISLACSTGVEGCAELTTGWFSEWMNNPANNTIDPNLKSTVYCNAIAAGGVAEWDFAWRMYKNATIASEADKLMHGLSCSTQPWLLNRYLDYCLDPEKIRKQDATSAITSIASNPIGQALAWDFVRAKWDFIFNDYGGGSFSLGGLISGVTERFSSEFEYNQLLQFKEDHAGQLGSAAMALEQALERTKTNMNWVAVNKEMVFEWFTSESSSPI; via the exons ATGGGAAAAGGTGTCTACATCAGCAAGGCGGTGGCAGTAGCCTGTGCGGTTGTGGCTATCGCCGCCGTCTCCACCATCATAGCTCTATCTGTGGTTTACTCTCAGGAGAAGTCCAAGAATGAAGCGACACCTGCAACCACAACCGGCCCCACCGTCACGACCACCACGCCCTCCACGCCGAAGGAGCCCTGGCAGAGCTATCGACTTCCAGAGTCCCTCGCTCCCGTCTCCTACAACGTGACCCTGTGGCCCCGGCTGGAGACCAACAAAGACGGATTATTCATATTCACTGGAAACTGCACTGTGGTCTTCAGATGTGTGACGGAGACCgacctcatcatcatccactcCAACAGGCTGAACCTCACCACCTTTGATGGATATCACGGCAAGCTCAGGGGCCTCCATGGAGCCACTGCGCCCGACATGACAATGACATGGCTGGAGGTTCCCACCCAGTACCTTGTGATCCAGCTCAGCGGCCTGCTGCAGCCCGACAGCACGTATGAGCTCTACACTGAGTTCATTGGGGAACTGGCTGATGACCTCGGAGGATTTTACAGAAGCGAATACATGGAAGATGGAGTGAGAAG AGTTTTGGCCACGACTCAAATGCAGCCAACGGATGCCAGGAAAGCGTTCCCCTGCTTTGATGAACCGGCCATGAAAGCTGTCTTCCACATAAGCCTCATACATCCCAACAATACGAAGGCTCTTTCAAACAGCATGAACTATG AACCAGTTAGCATCAGTGTGGATGGCCAGGATTTACTCTACACAAGATTTAAACCAACAGAGATTATGTCAACCTACCTGCTGGCATTTGTTGTGTGTGACTTTGAGTTTGTCGGGACAGAACCTGGTGCAGCTGTCATG atCAGGATCTGGGCTCGCAGGAAAGCTATTGAGGAGAACCAAGGAGACTATGCCCTGCAGAAAACCGGACCGATACTGGCATTCTTTGAGGACTACTACAATTCTCCTTACCCCCTGAGAAAGTCAG ACCAGATCGCTCTTCCTGACTTCGGTGCTGGAGCCATGGAGAACTGGGGCCTGATCACCTACAGAGAAACTGCCCTTTTATATGATCCTGCCGTGTCATCCAATGGAGACAAGGAGTGGGTGGCAATAGTCATCTCACATGAACTTGCTCATATG TGGTTTGGAAACTTGGTGACCATGAGGTGGTGGAATGACTTGTGGCTCAATGAGGGGTTTGCTACCTACGTCTCTTATCTCGGAGCCAATTACACTGAACCAACGTGGACTATG CCAGATTTGATCGTTCTGAATGAGATTATTGGTGTGATGGGTGTGGATGCTTTAGCCTCCTCCCATCCCCTTTCATCCAATGTGGAGGACATTCAGAAGCCAGAGGAcatcaatcagctgtttgaCTCAATCACATACAGCAAG ggAGCTGCAGTCCTGAGGATGCTCTCAAACTTTATCACTGAGGACGTCTTTTCCAAGGGACTCCAT TCATAcctggaggagttcaagtataaTACTACGGTCTACAAGGATCTCTGGAGACACCTGCAAATG GAGGTGAATAAAGCTGGCATAGAGCTGCCCTTCCCTATAGAGGACATCATGAACCGCTGGATCCTACAGATGGGTTTCCCAGTCGTCACCATCAACACCCAAACTGGAAAAATTACCCAGAAACACTTCTTGTTGGACCCAGACTCTGTCGTGGACACGCCATCGGAGTTCGA CTACAAGTGGTTTGTCCCAGTTACATGGATCAAGACTGGCGGGGCTGAGCAGCACTACTGGCTTACGGACGGTGAAG GTACAAATCCGAACATGACACTTGGTCTGAATGACTGGCTGGTGGCCAACGTAGACATGAAGGGCTTCTACAGGGTGAACTACGACTCGGAGAACTGGGAGCGTCTCCTCGCCAAGCTGAGCTCCCGACACCAG GATATTCCAATCATCAACCGAGTGCAAATTATAGATGATGCTTTCAACCTTGCAAG GGCAAAGCTGGTGAACACAACTCTGGCTCTGATGACAACCAAGTTCCTAAACAAAGAGGTGGACTACATGCCCTGGCAGACAGCCAGCCATAACTTAGGCTACTTCTTCCTCATGTTTGACCGCAGCGAGGTGTACGGCCCGATGCAG GCCTACATAAAGAAACAGGTCACTCCTCTGTTTATGCACTTCAGCGAGATCACAGCAAATTGGACAAAGATCCCAGAGAAGCACACTGACCA GTACAACCAGGTGAATGCTATCTCCTTGGCCTGCAGCACTGGAGTGGAAGGATGTGCGGAGCTGACCACTGGTTGGTTCAGCGAGTGGATGAATAACCCGGCTAACAACAC GATTGATCCCAACCTGAAATCCACGGTGTACTGCAATGCAATTGCTGCAGGAGGAGTGGCTGAGTGGGACTTTGCTTGGCGTATGTATAAGAATGCTACCATTGCTTCAGAAGCTGATAAACTCATGCATGGTCTGTCCTGCTCCACACAGCCCTGGCTGCTGAACAG GTATCTGGACTACTGTCTGGACCCGGAGAAGATCCGTAAGCAGGATGCCACCTCCGCCATAACTTCTATTGCTAGTAACCCCATTGGTCAGGCTCTGGCATGGGATTTTGTCAGAGCCAAGTGGGACTTTATATTCAATGA ctATGGTGGTGGATCGTTTTCCCTTGGAGGTTTAATTAGTGGAGTCACCGAACGATTCTCCTCTGAGTTTGAGTACAACCAG TTACTGCAGTTCAAAGAAGACCATGCGGGGCAGTTGGGCTCAGCAGCCATGGCTCTCGAGCAGGCGCTGGAGAGAACCAAGACCAACATGAACTGGGTGGCCGTGAACAAGGAAATGGTGTTTGAATGGTTCACCAGTGAATCATCTTCTCCAATTTAA